Proteins encoded within one genomic window of Brenneria nigrifluens DSM 30175 = ATCC 13028:
- the rplO gene encoding 50S ribosomal protein L15, with the protein MRLNTLSPAEGAKHAPKRLGRGIGSGLGKTGGRGHKGQKSRSGGGVRRGFEGGQMPLYRRLPKFGFTSRKAMITAEVRLSDLAKVEGDVVDLNTLKAANVIGIQIEFAKVILSGEVARPVTIRGLRVTKGARAAIETAGGKIEE; encoded by the coding sequence ATGCGCTTGAATACTCTGTCTCCGGCCGAAGGCGCGAAACATGCGCCGAAGCGTTTGGGTCGTGGTATCGGTTCTGGCCTGGGCAAAACCGGCGGTCGCGGTCATAAGGGTCAGAAGTCTCGTTCTGGCGGTGGCGTGCGTCGCGGTTTTGAAGGTGGTCAGATGCCTTTATACCGTCGTCTGCCGAAGTTCGGTTTCACTTCTCGCAAAGCTATGATTACGGCGGAAGTTCGTTTGTCCGATCTGGCTAAAGTGGAAGGCGACGTCGTTGACCTGAATACGCTGAAAGCCGCTAATGTGATTGGCATTCAGATCGAATTCGCGAAAGTGATTCTGTCTGGTGAAGTTGCTCGTCCGGTAACGATTCGTGGTCTGCGTGTCACTAAAGGTGCTCGTGCTGCTATCGAAACTGCTGGCGGTAAAATTGAGGAATAA
- the rplN gene encoding 50S ribosomal protein L14, translating into MIQEQTMLNVADNSGARRVMCIKVLGGSHRRYAGVGDIIKITIKEAIPRGKVKKGDVLKAVVVRTKKGVRRPDGSVIRFDGNACVILNNNSEQPIGTRIFGPVTRELRNEKFMKIISLAPEVL; encoded by the coding sequence ATGATCCAAGAACAGACTATGCTGAATGTGGCCGATAACTCCGGTGCACGTCGCGTAATGTGTATCAAGGTTCTAGGTGGCTCGCACCGTCGCTACGCAGGCGTCGGCGATATCATCAAAATTACCATCAAGGAAGCAATTCCTCGCGGTAAGGTGAAAAAAGGCGATGTACTGAAGGCGGTTGTGGTGCGCACCAAGAAGGGTGTTCGTCGCCCGGACGGTTCTGTCATTCGCTTCGATGGAAATGCTTGCGTTATTCTGAACAATAACAGCGAACAGCCTATCGGTACGCGTATTTTTGGGCCGGTAACTCGTGAACTGCGTAATGAGAAGTTCATGAAAATTATCTCTCTGGCACCAGAAGTACTCTAA
- the rpmC gene encoding 50S ribosomal protein L29 has protein sequence MKAQELREKSVEELNTELLELLREQFNLRMQAASGQLQQTHLLKQVRRNGARVKTLLTEKAGA, from the coding sequence ATGAAAGCACAAGAGCTGCGTGAAAAGAGCGTTGAAGAGCTGAACACCGAGCTGCTCGAACTGCTGCGCGAACAATTCAATCTGCGCATGCAGGCGGCAAGTGGCCAGCTGCAACAAACTCACCTGTTGAAACAAGTGCGTCGTAATGGTGCACGTGTTAAGACTTTACTGACTGAGAAGGCGGGTGCGTAA
- the rpsQ gene encoding 30S ribosomal protein S17 has product MTDKIRTLQGRVVSDKMEKSIVVAIERFVKHPLYGKFIKRTTKLHVHDENNECGTGDVVEIRECRPLSKTKSWTLVRVVEKAIL; this is encoded by the coding sequence ATGACCGATAAAATCCGTACTCTGCAAGGCCGCGTCGTTAGCGACAAAATGGAGAAATCCATCGTCGTCGCCATCGAACGTTTCGTGAAACATCCGCTTTACGGTAAGTTCATTAAACGTACGACCAAGCTGCACGTACATGACGAGAACAATGAATGCGGTACCGGCGACGTGGTTGAAATCCGCGAATGCCGTCCGCTGTCCAAAACCAAGTCTTGGACGCTTGTTCGCGTTGTAGAGAAAGCGATTCTGTAA
- the rpmJ gene encoding 50S ribosomal protein L36, protein MKVRASVKKLCRNCKIVKRNGVVRVICSAEPKHKQRQG, encoded by the coding sequence ATGAAAGTTCGTGCTTCCGTCAAGAAATTATGTCGTAACTGTAAGATTGTTAAGCGTAACGGTGTCGTTCGTGTGATCTGCAGTGCCGAGCCGAAGCATAAACAGCGCCAAGGCTGA
- the rplP gene encoding 50S ribosomal protein L16, which translates to MLQPKRTKFRKMHKGRNRGLAAGTDVSFGTFGLKAVGRGRLTARQIEAARRAMTRAVKRQGKIWIRVFPDKPITEKPLEVRMGKGKGNVEYWVALIQPGKVLYEMDGVPEELAREAFQLAAAKLPIKTTFVTKTVM; encoded by the coding sequence ATGTTACAACCAAAGCGTACAAAATTCCGTAAGATGCACAAAGGCCGCAACCGTGGTCTGGCAGCAGGTACGGATGTTAGCTTCGGCACTTTCGGTCTGAAAGCTGTTGGCCGCGGTCGCCTGACTGCTCGTCAAATCGAAGCTGCACGTCGTGCCATGACCCGCGCCGTTAAGCGTCAAGGTAAGATCTGGATCCGTGTATTCCCGGACAAACCGATCACCGAAAAACCGCTTGAAGTGCGTATGGGTAAAGGTAAAGGTAACGTAGAGTATTGGGTTGCCCTGATTCAGCCAGGTAAAGTCCTGTACGAAATGGACGGTGTGCCGGAAGAGTTGGCCCGTGAGGCATTCCAACTGGCAGCAGCGAAACTGCCGATTAAAACCACCTTTGTAACTAAGACGGTGATGTAA
- the rplX gene encoding 50S ribosomal protein L24: MAAKIRRDDEVIVLTGKDKGKRGKVKNVLSASKVIVEGINLVKKHQKPVPALNQPGGIVEKEAAIQVSNLAIFNAATGKADRVGFRFEDGKKVRFFKSNSETIK, encoded by the coding sequence ATGGCAGCGAAAATCCGTCGTGATGACGAAGTTATCGTGCTGACCGGCAAAGATAAAGGTAAGCGCGGTAAAGTAAAAAATGTCCTGTCTGCTAGTAAGGTCATTGTTGAAGGTATCAACCTGGTTAAAAAACATCAGAAGCCGGTTCCGGCCCTGAACCAACCAGGCGGCATCGTTGAAAAAGAAGCTGCTATTCAGGTTTCCAACCTTGCGATCTTCAATGCGGCAACTGGTAAGGCTGACCGTGTAGGCTTTAGATTCGAAGACGGCAAAAAAGTCCGTTTCTTTAAATCTAACAGCGAAACTATCAAGTAA
- the rpsD gene encoding 30S ribosomal protein S4, translating to MARYLGPKLKLSRREGTDLFLKSGVRAIDSKCKIEQAPGQHGARKPRLSDYGVQLREKQKVRRIYGVLERQFRNYYKEAARLKGNTGANLLQLLEGRLDNVVYRMGFGATRAEARQLVSHKAIMVNGRVVSIASYQVSPNDVVSIREKAKKQSRVKAALELAEQREKPTWLEVDAAKMEGVFKRIPERTDLSADINEHLIVELYSK from the coding sequence ATGGCAAGATATTTGGGTCCTAAGCTCAAGCTGAGCCGTCGTGAAGGCACCGACCTGTTCCTGAAGTCCGGTGTTCGTGCGATCGATTCCAAGTGTAAGATTGAACAAGCTCCTGGCCAGCACGGTGCGCGTAAACCGCGTCTGTCTGACTATGGTGTGCAGTTGCGTGAAAAGCAAAAAGTTCGCCGTATTTATGGTGTTCTGGAACGCCAGTTCCGTAACTATTATAAAGAAGCCGCGCGTCTGAAAGGCAACACGGGTGCGAACCTGTTACAGCTGCTGGAAGGTCGTCTGGATAACGTTGTTTACCGTATGGGCTTCGGCGCCACTCGTGCTGAAGCACGTCAGCTGGTCAGCCACAAGGCTATCATGGTAAACGGTCGCGTTGTCAGCATCGCTTCTTATCAGGTATCCCCGAATGACGTAGTCAGCATCCGTGAGAAAGCGAAAAAGCAATCTCGCGTTAAGGCCGCTCTGGAGCTGGCTGAACAGCGTGAAAAGCCAACTTGGCTGGAAGTTGATGCTGCCAAGATGGAAGGTGTGTTCAAACGTATTCCTGAACGGACCGATCTGTCTGCGGACATTAATGAACACCTGATCGTCGAGCTTTACTCCAAGTAA
- the secY gene encoding preprotein translocase subunit SecY produces MAKQPGLDFQSAKGGVGELKRRLLFVIGALIVFRIGSFIPIPGIDATVLAKLLEQQRGTIIEMFNMFSGGALSRASIFALGIMPYISASIIIQLLTVVHPTLAEIKKEGEAGRRKISQYTRYGTLVLAIFQSIGIATGLPNMPGMQGLVLNPGFAFYFTAVVSLVTGTMFLMWLGEQITERGIGNGISIIIFAGIVAGLPPAIGHTIEQARQGDLHFLLLLLVAVLVFAVTFFVVFMERGQRRIVVNYAKRQQGRRVYAAQSTHLPLKVNMAGVIPAIFASSIILFPATIASWFGGGTGWNWLTTISLYLQPGQPLYVLLYASAIIFFCFFYTALVFNPRETADNLKKSGAFVPGIRPGEQTAKYIDKVMTRLTLVGAMYITFICLIPEFMRDAMKVPFYFGGTSLLIVVVVIMDFMAQVQTLMMSSQYESALKKANLKGYNR; encoded by the coding sequence ATGGCCAAACAACCAGGATTAGATTTTCAAAGTGCTAAAGGCGGAGTAGGCGAACTGAAGCGCAGACTATTGTTTGTTATCGGTGCGCTGATTGTTTTCCGTATTGGCTCTTTTATTCCGATTCCTGGTATTGATGCCACTGTGCTTGCCAAATTGCTTGAACAGCAGCGAGGCACCATCATTGAAATGTTCAACATGTTCTCTGGTGGTGCGCTCAGCCGTGCTTCTATCTTTGCCCTGGGTATCATGCCGTATATTTCGGCATCGATTATTATTCAGCTGCTGACCGTGGTTCATCCCACGCTGGCGGAAATAAAGAAAGAAGGGGAGGCTGGCCGTCGCAAGATTAGCCAGTACACCCGTTACGGTACTCTGGTATTGGCGATATTCCAGTCGATCGGTATTGCTACCGGTCTGCCGAATATGCCTGGGATGCAGGGCCTGGTGTTAAATCCGGGCTTTGCTTTCTACTTTACCGCTGTTGTCAGCCTGGTCACCGGGACAATGTTCCTGATGTGGCTGGGTGAACAGATTACGGAACGAGGTATCGGTAACGGTATTTCAATCATAATCTTCGCTGGTATCGTTGCGGGGCTGCCGCCGGCCATTGGCCATACCATCGAGCAAGCGCGGCAAGGCGACCTGCACTTCCTCCTGTTGCTGTTGGTTGCAGTTTTAGTGTTTGCAGTAACCTTCTTCGTTGTTTTCATGGAGCGTGGTCAGCGGCGTATCGTCGTCAACTATGCCAAGCGTCAACAAGGTCGTCGCGTTTATGCAGCACAGAGTACGCATTTACCGCTGAAAGTGAATATGGCGGGGGTTATCCCGGCTATCTTCGCATCCAGCATTATTCTGTTCCCTGCCACGATTGCATCCTGGTTTGGGGGCGGTACCGGTTGGAACTGGCTGACTACGATTTCGCTGTATTTGCAGCCTGGGCAACCGCTTTATGTGTTACTCTATGCGTCTGCAATCATCTTCTTCTGTTTCTTCTACACTGCGTTGGTTTTCAATCCGCGTGAAACAGCAGATAACCTGAAGAAGTCCGGTGCATTCGTGCCAGGAATTCGTCCGGGAGAGCAAACGGCGAAATATATCGATAAAGTAATGACCCGCCTTACTCTGGTAGGTGCGATGTACATTACTTTCATCTGCCTGATCCCGGAGTTCATGCGTGATGCAATGAAAGTGCCTTTCTATTTCGGCGGCACGTCATTATTGATCGTTGTTGTGGTCATCATGGACTTTATGGCTCAAGTGCAAACTCTGATGATGTCGAGTCAGTACGAGTCTGCATTGAAGAAAGCAAACCTGAAAGGCTATAACCGTTAA
- the rplF gene encoding 50S ribosomal protein L6 — MSRVAKAPVVIPAGVEVKLNGQDISIKGKNGELSRKIHDAVEVKQAENALTFAPREGFVDGWAQAGTTRALLNAMVVGVTEGFTRKLQLVGVGYRAAVKGNVVNLSLGFSHPVDHALPAGITAECPSQTEIVLKGADKQVIGQVAAEIRAYRRPEPYKGKGVRYADEVVRTKEAKKK; from the coding sequence ATGTCTCGTGTTGCAAAAGCACCCGTCGTCATTCCTGCCGGCGTAGAGGTAAAACTCAACGGTCAGGATATTTCGATTAAGGGTAAAAACGGCGAGCTGAGTCGTAAGATCCATGACGCTGTTGAAGTTAAACAGGCTGAAAACGCTCTGACTTTCGCCCCACGCGAAGGTTTCGTTGACGGATGGGCCCAGGCGGGCACCACTCGCGCTCTGTTAAACGCAATGGTTGTCGGTGTTACCGAAGGCTTCACCAGGAAGCTGCAGCTGGTCGGTGTTGGTTATCGTGCTGCCGTAAAAGGCAACGTAGTGAACCTGTCTCTTGGGTTCTCTCACCCGGTTGACCACGCGCTGCCGGCAGGTATTACCGCAGAGTGCCCCAGCCAGACTGAAATCGTACTGAAAGGTGCCGATAAGCAGGTTATTGGTCAGGTCGCCGCGGAAATACGCGCCTACCGTCGTCCTGAGCCATATAAAGGCAAGGGTGTCCGTTACGCCGACGAAGTCGTGCGTACCAAAGAGGCTAAGAAGAAGTAA
- the rplE gene encoding 50S ribosomal protein L5 encodes MAKLHDYYKDEVVKKLMTEFNYNSVMQVPRVEKITLNMGVGEAIADKKLLDNAAADLAAISGQKPLITKARKSVAGFKIRQGYPIGCKVTLRGERMWEFLERLISIAVPRIRDFRGLSAKSFDGRGNYSMGVREQIIFPEIDYDKVDRVRGLDITITTTAKSDDEGRALLAAFNFPFRK; translated from the coding sequence ATGGCGAAACTGCATGATTACTACAAAGACGAAGTAGTTAAAAAACTCATGACCGAGTTTAACTACAATTCTGTCATGCAAGTCCCTCGGGTCGAGAAGATCACCCTGAACATGGGTGTTGGTGAAGCGATCGCTGACAAGAAACTGCTGGATAACGCAGCAGCCGATCTGGCAGCAATCTCCGGTCAAAAACCGTTGATCACCAAAGCTCGCAAATCTGTTGCAGGCTTCAAAATCCGTCAGGGCTATCCGATCGGCTGTAAAGTAACTCTGCGTGGCGAACGCATGTGGGAGTTCCTTGAGCGACTGATTTCCATTGCTGTACCGCGTATCCGTGACTTCCGTGGCCTGTCCGCCAAGTCATTCGACGGCCGTGGTAACTACAGCATGGGTGTGCGTGAGCAGATCATCTTCCCGGAAATCGACTATGACAAGGTCGATCGCGTTCGTGGTTTGGATATTACCATTACCACCACTGCGAAATCCGATGATGAAGGCCGTGCGCTGTTGGCCGCCTTTAACTTCCCATTCCGCAAGTAA
- the rpmD gene encoding 50S ribosomal protein L30 — MAKTIKITQTRSAIGRLPKHKATLLGLGLRRIGHTVEREDTPAVRGMVNAVSYMVKVEE, encoded by the coding sequence ATGGCAAAGACTATTAAAATAACTCAAACCCGTAGTGCAATCGGTCGTCTGCCGAAACATAAGGCAACGCTGCTTGGCCTGGGTCTGCGCCGTATTGGTCATACCGTTGAACGCGAGGATACTCCTGCGGTTCGCGGTATGGTCAACGCGGTTTCCTATATGGTTAAAGTGGAGGAGTAA
- the rpsM gene encoding 30S ribosomal protein S13, with protein sequence MARIAGINIPDHKHTVIALTAIYGVGKTRSQAICAASGIAENVKISELSEEQIDKLRDEVAKFVVEGDLRREVTLSIKRLMDLGTYRGLRHRRGLPVRGQRTKTNARTRKGPRKPIKK encoded by the coding sequence GTGGCCCGTATAGCAGGCATTAACATTCCTGATCATAAGCATACCGTTATCGCATTAACGGCGATCTACGGTGTCGGTAAAACTCGTTCGCAGGCCATCTGCGCTGCTTCGGGTATTGCTGAAAATGTTAAGATCAGTGAGCTGTCTGAAGAGCAAATCGATAAGCTGCGTGACGAAGTTGCCAAGTTTGTTGTTGAAGGTGACCTGCGTCGTGAAGTTACCCTGAGCATTAAGCGTCTTATGGACCTTGGTACTTATCGTGGTTTGCGTCATCGTCGTGGTCTGCCGGTTCGCGGTCAGCGTACCAAGACTAACGCCCGTACCCGTAAGGGTCCGCGCAAACCGATCAAGAAATAA
- the rpsH gene encoding 30S ribosomal protein S8, with the protein MSMQDPIADMLTRIRNGQAANKVAVTMPSSKLKVAIANVLKEEGYIEDFKIEGDAKPVLELALKYFQGKAVVESIQRVSRPGLRIYKRKDELPKVMAGLGIAVVSTSKGVMTDRAARQAGLGGEIICYVA; encoded by the coding sequence ATGAGCATGCAAGATCCGATCGCGGATATGCTGACCCGTATCCGTAACGGTCAAGCCGCGAACAAAGTTGCGGTCACCATGCCTTCCTCCAAGCTGAAAGTGGCAATTGCCAACGTGCTGAAGGAAGAAGGCTATATTGAAGATTTTAAAATCGAAGGCGACGCCAAGCCGGTTCTGGAATTAGCACTTAAATATTTCCAGGGCAAGGCAGTGGTAGAAAGCATTCAGCGTGTAAGCCGTCCAGGTCTGCGTATTTATAAGCGCAAAGACGAACTGCCGAAAGTTATGGCAGGACTGGGTATCGCTGTTGTTTCTACCTCTAAAGGTGTTATGACTGATCGTGCAGCTCGCCAGGCTGGTCTTGGTGGCGAGATTATCTGCTACGTAGCTTAA
- the rpsC gene encoding 30S ribosomal protein S3, whose amino-acid sequence MGQKVHPNGIRLGIVKPWNSTWYANTKEFADNLDSDFKVRKYLTKELEKASVSRIVIERPAKSIRVTIHTARPGIVIGKKGEDVEKLRKVVADIAGVPAQINIAEVRKPELDAKLVADSITSQLERRVMFRRAMKRAVQNAMRLGAKGIKVEVSGRLGGAEIARTEWYREGRVPLHTLRADIDYNTSEAHTTYGVIGVKVWIFKGEILGGMAAVEQPEKPAAQPKKQQRKGRK is encoded by the coding sequence ATGGGTCAGAAAGTACATCCTAATGGTATTCGACTGGGTATTGTCAAACCTTGGAACTCTACCTGGTATGCGAATACCAAAGAATTCGCTGACAACCTGGACAGCGACTTTAAAGTTCGTAAATACCTGACGAAGGAACTGGAAAAAGCTTCCGTTTCTCGTATCGTTATCGAACGTCCGGCTAAAAGCATTCGTGTGACTATTCACACCGCTCGTCCGGGCATCGTGATCGGTAAAAAAGGTGAAGATGTTGAAAAACTGCGTAAAGTCGTAGCGGATATCGCTGGCGTACCTGCGCAAATCAATATCGCAGAAGTTCGTAAGCCCGAACTGGACGCAAAACTGGTTGCTGACAGCATCACTTCTCAGCTGGAGCGTCGCGTGATGTTCCGTCGTGCGATGAAGCGTGCGGTACAGAACGCCATGCGTCTGGGCGCCAAGGGTATCAAAGTTGAAGTAAGCGGCCGCCTGGGCGGTGCTGAAATCGCGCGTACCGAATGGTACCGTGAAGGTCGTGTTCCGTTGCACACGCTGCGTGCGGATATCGATTACAACACTTCCGAAGCGCACACCACTTATGGTGTTATCGGTGTGAAAGTGTGGATCTTCAAAGGTGAGATCCTGGGTGGTATGGCTGCCGTTGAACAACCGGAAAAACCGGCTGCTCAACCTAAAAAGCAGCAGCGTAAAGGCCGCAAGTAA
- the rpsK gene encoding 30S ribosomal protein S11 — protein MAKAPIRARKRVRKQVSDGVAHVHASFNNTIVTITDRQGNALGWATAGGSGFRGSRKSTPFAAQVAAERCAEAVKEYGIKNLEVMVKGPGPGRESTIRALNAAGFRITNITDVTPIPHNGCRPPKKRRV, from the coding sequence ATGGCAAAGGCACCTATTCGTGCACGTAAGCGTGTAAGAAAGCAAGTCTCTGACGGTGTGGCTCATGTCCATGCTTCTTTCAACAACACCATCGTTACTATTACCGATCGTCAGGGTAATGCGCTGGGTTGGGCAACTGCCGGTGGTTCCGGTTTCCGTGGTTCTCGTAAATCCACTCCGTTCGCCGCTCAGGTTGCAGCAGAGCGCTGTGCTGAAGCAGTGAAAGAGTACGGTATCAAGAACTTGGAAGTTATGGTTAAAGGACCTGGTCCGGGCCGTGAGTCTACTATCCGCGCATTGAACGCGGCTGGTTTCCGCATCACTAATATTACTGATGTGACTCCGATCCCCCATAACGGTTGTCGTCCGCCGAAAAAGCGCCGCGTATAA
- the rpsS gene encoding 30S ribosomal protein S19: MPRSLKKGPFIDLHLLKKVEKAVESGDKKPLRTWSRRSTIFPNMIGLTIAVHNGRQHVPVFVSDEMVGHKLGEFAPTRTYRGHAADKKAKKR; this comes from the coding sequence ATGCCACGTTCTCTCAAGAAAGGTCCATTTATTGACCTGCACTTGCTGAAGAAGGTAGAGAAAGCGGTGGAAAGCGGTGACAAGAAGCCTTTGCGCACTTGGTCCCGTCGTTCAACGATCTTTCCAAATATGATCGGTTTGACCATCGCTGTCCATAATGGTCGTCAGCACGTTCCGGTGTTTGTTTCCGATGAAATGGTCGGTCACAAACTGGGTGAATTCGCGCCGACTCGTACTTATCGCGGCCATGCGGCCGATAAAAAGGCCAAGAAGCGCTAA
- the rpsN gene encoding 30S ribosomal protein S14, which produces MAKQSMKAREVVRVKLADKYRAKREELKAIISSVNSSDEERWDAVLKLQTLPRDSSPSRQRNRCRQTGRPHAFLRKFGLSRIKVREAAMRGEIPGLKKASW; this is translated from the coding sequence ATGGCTAAGCAATCCATGAAAGCACGCGAAGTCGTTCGCGTGAAACTGGCTGATAAATACCGCGCTAAACGCGAGGAATTAAAAGCTATTATCTCCAGCGTGAACTCTTCCGACGAAGAACGTTGGGATGCAGTTCTTAAGCTGCAGACTCTGCCGCGTGATTCCAGCCCGTCTCGTCAGCGTAACCGCTGCCGTCAAACTGGTCGTCCGCATGCTTTCCTGCGGAAGTTCGGGTTGAGCCGTATCAAGGTCCGTGAAGCCGCTATGCGCGGTGAAATTCCGGGTCTGAAAAAGGCTAGCTGGTAA
- the rplV gene encoding 50S ribosomal protein L22: METIAQHRHARSSAQKVRLVADLIRGKKVSQALEVLTYTNKKAAGLVKKVLESAIANAEHNDGADIDDLKVAKIFVDEGPSMKRIMPRAKGRADRILKRTSHITVVVSDR, translated from the coding sequence ATGGAAACTATTGCTCAACATCGCCACGCTCGTTCTTCTGCTCAAAAGGTTCGCCTGGTGGCTGACCTGATTCGCGGTAAGAAAGTGTCGCAAGCTCTGGAAGTTCTGACCTACACCAACAAGAAAGCTGCTGGTCTGGTTAAAAAAGTGCTGGAGTCTGCCATTGCTAACGCAGAGCACAACGATGGCGCTGACATTGATGATCTGAAAGTCGCGAAAATCTTCGTCGACGAAGGCCCAAGCATGAAGCGTATTATGCCGCGTGCCAAAGGTCGTGCGGATCGCATCCTGAAGCGTACCAGCCACATCACTGTGGTTGTGTCCGATCGCTGA
- the rpsE gene encoding 30S ribosomal protein S5 — protein sequence MAHIEKQAGELQEKLIAVNRVSKTVKGGRIFSFTALTVVGDGNGRVGFGYGKAREVPAAIQKAMEKARRNMMNVALNNGTLQHPVKGAHTGSRVFMQPASEGTGIIAGGAMRAVLEVAGVHNVLAKAYGSTNPINVVRATIDGLANMKSPEMVAAKRGKSVEEILG from the coding sequence ATGGCTCACATCGAGAAACAAGCTGGCGAACTGCAGGAAAAGCTGATCGCGGTAAATCGCGTATCCAAAACCGTTAAAGGCGGCCGTATTTTCAGCTTCACCGCACTGACTGTAGTGGGTGATGGCAACGGTCGCGTTGGTTTTGGCTACGGAAAAGCACGCGAAGTTCCGGCAGCGATCCAGAAAGCGATGGAAAAAGCCCGTCGCAATATGATGAACGTCGCGCTGAACAACGGCACCCTGCAGCACCCGGTTAAAGGTGCTCACACGGGCTCTCGTGTGTTTATGCAGCCGGCTTCCGAAGGTACCGGTATTATTGCCGGCGGTGCAATGCGCGCCGTTCTGGAAGTCGCAGGGGTACACAACGTATTGGCCAAGGCCTATGGTTCCACTAACCCGATTAACGTGGTTCGTGCAACGATTGATGGTCTGGCGAATATGAAGTCCCCGGAAATGGTCGCTGCCAAGCGTGGTAAATCCGTTGAAGAAATTCTGGGGTAA
- the rplR gene encoding 50S ribosomal protein L18, translated as MDKKAARIRRATRARRKLQELGATRLVVHRTPRHIYAQVIAPNGSEVLVAASTVEKAIAEQLKYTGNKDAAIAVGKAIAERALEKGIKDVSFDRSGFQYHGRVQALADAAREAGLQF; from the coding sequence ATGGATAAGAAAGCAGCTCGTATCCGTCGTGCGACCCGCGCACGCCGCAAGCTCCAGGAACTGGGTGCGACGCGTTTGGTGGTACATCGTACTCCACGCCATATTTATGCGCAGGTCATCGCACCGAACGGTTCTGAAGTCCTGGTAGCCGCTTCTACTGTAGAAAAAGCTATCGCAGAGCAACTGAAGTATACCGGGAACAAAGATGCAGCTATCGCAGTAGGTAAAGCTATTGCCGAACGCGCATTGGAAAAAGGGATTAAAGACGTATCCTTTGACCGTTCCGGTTTCCAATATCATGGTCGAGTCCAGGCACTGGCAGATGCTGCCCGTGAAGCTGGCCTTCAGTTCTAA